TCGGCGGAGATGGCGGGCCCGGCGTGGGGTGGGGCGGCGTCGACGGTGACCACCATCGGTGCGGGCCTGTGGGCGATTCCCCTGGCGAGGATCGTGCAGCGGCGGGGGAGGAGGGCGTCGCTAAGCACGGGTCTGGCGCTGGGCTCGCTCGGTGCCGCATCGGCCCTGGTGGGCGCGCAGACCGTCATCTATCCTTTCGTCCTGCTCGGATTCTTCCTCCTCGGTGCGGCGGTGGCGATGAACCTGCAGTCGAGGTTCGCCGCCGCCGATGTCGCCGACGAGAGGCACAAGGGCCGCGACATCTCGCTGGTCGTGTGGGCGACGACCGTCGGTGCCGTCCTCGGCCCCAACCTCTTCGGGCCCACCGAGGCGCTCGGGCAGGCGCTCGGTCTGGCGAGCTTCACCGGCGCATACCTGGTGTGCATCGTGGCGCAGTGGATCGCCATCCTCGTCCTCCAGGTGATGCTGCGGCCGCAGCCCGCGCCCGTGGCCGCACGCAGCACCGATGCACCCAAGGTGCGACTGAGCGACCACCCGGTGGTGGCGTCCGCGATCCTCACCAACGCCATCAGCCACTTCGCGATGATCGCCATCATGTCCATGACCGCCGTCCACATGCACGGCCACGGCGCCTCCATGACGCTCATCGGCCTGACCATCTCCTTCCACGTCGGCGGCATGTACGGCCTCGCTCCCGTCTTCGGTTTCCTGGCCGACAAGATCGGCTCCCTGCAGACCATGCTCCTCGGCATGGGCATGACGCTCACCGCGGCCGGCCTGCTCGTGCCCTGGTCCGGCAACGAGACCGTCGTGGTCGCCGCCCTGGCGCTCCTCGGCCTCGGCTGGTCCGCCACACTCGTCGGCTCCTCCGCCGAGGTCGCGGCCGCCGCCCCGCCCGAACACAAGGCCGGCCTGCAGGGCCGCAGCGACCTGACCATGAACCTCACCGGCGCCGCCGGCGGCGTCGTCTCCGGCACGGTGGTCTCCACCTTCGGGATGCCGGTCATGGCCACCGGCGTCATCGTCCTGGTCGCCGTGGTGCTGCTGGGCAACGCCGCGTTACGACGCCGCGCGTAACCTTGTGGCCATGAACACCACCGACACGTACCTCAACCTCATCGACCGGGCGATCGGTACCCTCGACCGCCTGCCGGAATTAGCCCCCGCCCAGCTCAACGCGCATCCGTCGGGCCATCCGAACTCCGTGGCGTGGAACCTGTGGCACGCCGGCCGCGTCCTTGACGCCATGGGTGCCGCGGACCTGGCCAGCCAGGATCAGGTGTGGCTGGACCAGGACTTCCGTGCCCGCTTCAATGTCGGCGAGCTGGGGGACGCCACCGGTTTCGGCCACACCGACGAGGAGGCCGCCACCATCATCGTCGAGGACCACCAGCTGCTCGAGGACTACATCGTCGCCTCCCTCAAGGCCCTGCGCACCTACGTGGAGAGTCTCGATGCGGACGCCTTCGACGAGGTCATCGGTGAGTTCGCCGGCAAGCCCGAGACCCGCCAGGACCGCCTGTCCCTCATCCTCATCGACGCCGTCCAGCACATCGCGCAGGCCCAGTACGTCGCGGGCATGACGGAGGTCCGGGCCTAGACCGGGTAGGCCAGTGGCCGATGGATCCGCAGGCCCACGGCCTCGCCGATCTCCGGCCGCGCGCCGGTCACCGTCGCCCGGAACCGGTCGCCGGATTCCGTCTCCACGGTGACGCTGAAGTTCCCGGCGTCGTAGAGCACGGAGGCGACGGTCGCGGCCGCCGCATCGGGGGTGCCGGCGGGCAGGACCTCGACGGCCGTCGGCAGGACCGCCAGCCGCAGATACTCCGAAGGAGTGCCGACGACCTCCACCTCCGCGGCCGGCCAGCTCAGGCCGAGGGACGGACAGCTGATCCGGTCCCCCTGACGCACCGCGTCGAGGAGGGCGGCGTCGGCGATGAACGCGGCGACCTCGGGCGACGCCGGGTACCGCACGAGGGTGGCGGGGTCGGCGACCTGCTGGACGCGGGCGTCGATAAGCACGACGACGCGATCGGCGATGGACAGCGCCTCGGAGCGGTCGTGCGTGACATGCACCGTGGTCAGGCCCTCGCGCCGGGTGAGGGAGACGAGCTCGCGACGCAGGCTGTCGCGCAGCGGCTCGTCGAGGGCGGACAGCGCCTCATCGAGCAGGAGCACCGAGGGGTCCGCGATGATCGCCCGGGCCAGGGCGACGCGCTGCCGTTGCCCACCCGACAGGCTCGCCGGCTTCCGTGCACCGAAACCGTCGAGGCCGACCAGCCGGAGAGCACGCTCCACCCGCTCCACCCGCTCCCGCTTCTCGACGCCCGCCCGCTTCAGCGGGTACTCCACGTTCCCCGCCATCGACATGTGCGGCCACACGGCATGCTGCTGGAACACCATGCCCATCCCACGTTTCTCGGGCGGGACGTGGGTGAGGTCGCGGGCGTCGATACGCACCTGGCCTTCGCTGGGCTGGACGAAACCCGCGATGGTGCGCAGCAGCGTCGTCTTAACCGAACCCGGGAAGTTAGTACGATGATGTCCAGCTAACAGGCACTACAAAAGCGACATATAACCACCGGTTTGGATCTTGTTCCCATGAGGAGAATATTCATGATAAAACCCGCCGGAAGCCCTGGAGACATAGTAAAGTGAGACAGACAGCAAATAGCCCCATTCATGAACGGAAAGCCATGGGTTTCTTTAGTCGGATATTCGAAAGAAACAGCGACAGCGGAACTGAGGAAGAGCCCGTTGTCGAGAGCGAAATTACAACGTGTGATTACTGCGGAAAAGAGAGCGACGACCTAATCTGGGTAGACATCAGCTTGAGCGAAAAGGGCCGCCCGTCCCACGTGAGTGACATCTGCGAAAGTTGCTACGAGGAGCTTGATGCCGAGGAGCTTGATGCCGGGGGCAACAACCCAGCCTACTGCTGTGGAATGATGTACGACGAAGGGGAGGAAGTTTGCGCCAGCTGCGGCGAATTCCTCTAATCAGAGTCGTCGCGCGGCAAACTAGACACTTCACGTTCATATTCTGTGTGCGCTGACCACCCCCACTGAGCGTCGGATTCTCAATTTTGCTTGGCGATACCTGACCATCACTTCCCATGCCTGGTAGCAGACTCCTCCCATTTCTAACTTTTCGGTAAGCACTTTCTTTCTAATGCCACGAATAGGATCAGAGGTTCTCCGTTGCCGGACCCGGAGGGGCCGATGAGCGCCAAGAACTCCTGCTCGCGGACGTCGAGGTCCACCCCGTCGAGACCGACGGTGCCGTCGGGGAAGGTGACGGTGACGCCACTGAGATCGATGAAGGACAAGATTTCAGCTCCTGACTTTCGGGGCGGACTTCTGGAGCGCACCGTCAGCGCCAGCGCGACGACGCCCACGAGCGCGAACATGAGGGACAGCGCCGAGGCCTGGTTGTAGTTGCCCGCCTGCTGCAGGTTGAACACCTGCACGCCGAGGGTCGTGGTGCCCGGGGCGATGAGCAGGATGGACACCGTGAGCTCACGGACAGCAGTGACGGCGACGAGCACCGCCCCGGAGAACGCCGCCGGGATCGCCATGGCCCCGGTGGTGTCGAACAGGGAACGTACCCGGCCGGCACCGCTGATCCGGGCGGCCTCCTCCACCGCCAGCGGCGTGCCCTGCAGCGGCGCGCGAACCGCCTGGACCACCATCGCGGTGAACGCGCACACGTAGGCGCCGAGGATCACCCACATCGTGTTGTAGATGCCGGTGTAGCGGCCGAGGATGAGCCACCCCACGCCGATGATGAGGCCCGGCAGCGCCGTGGGCAGCAGCACCGTCAGCGTCAGTGCCGTGTTGCCCGCCAGCCGCGTGCGGGTGACCAGCAGGCCGATGAGCCAACCCAGCACGCCACAGATCACCGCGGCCGAGAGTGCGAGAGTGACGGAGTTGGTGAAGCCCTCCACCACCCGCGGGTTCGCCAGTGAGCGTTCGAAGTTCTGCAGCGTCACCATCTCCCACGTCAGCGGAATGCCCGGAGCAGGCAGCAGGGCGCGGTAGGCCAGGCCGGCGATGGGGCCGAGCGTGACCGCCAGACCGACGACCCAGGTGACCAGGGTGACCGGCCAACGGGCAGCCCCCAGCCGGAACCGCAGGGCCTCACCCGTCTCCTGCAACTGCGAGCCCGAACGCAGGGCCACCAGATGATCGGCGATGACCGCACCGATGCCGAGGAACAACAGCACCACACCGATCGTGGAGACCGTCTGCAACGGATTGGCCACCGTCCCGGACTCCATGAACCGGTAGATCATGGTGGCCAGGGTCTCGAACCGCGCCGGCGACCCCAGCAGCGCCGGAATACCGAAGTCCGCCAGATTGGCCACCGCCGTGAGCGTGAAAGCCGACAACAGTGCCGGGCGCAGCAACGGCAGCGTGACCGTCCGCAGCACCGTGCCCGTGCCGGCACCGCTGATCCGGGCGGCCTGCTCCAGGTCTGAGGGCATCGACCGCAGGGCGCTGCCCACCACCACATAGACGATCGGGTACGAGTGCAGGATGAGCAGCAGCGTCACCCCGTCCGCCCC
Above is a window of Corynebacterium suedekumii DNA encoding:
- a CDS encoding MFS transporter, coding for MAQPASRVRVLTALMIAQVMAGLAHGVTFSMGALLSAEMAGPAWGGAASTVTTIGAGLWAIPLARIVQRRGRRASLSTGLALGSLGAASALVGAQTVIYPFVLLGFFLLGAAVAMNLQSRFAAADVADERHKGRDISLVVWATTVGAVLGPNLFGPTEALGQALGLASFTGAYLVCIVAQWIAILVLQVMLRPQPAPVAARSTDAPKVRLSDHPVVASAILTNAISHFAMIAIMSMTAVHMHGHGASMTLIGLTISFHVGGMYGLAPVFGFLADKIGSLQTMLLGMGMTLTAAGLLVPWSGNETVVVAALALLGLGWSATLVGSSAEVAAAAPPEHKAGLQGRSDLTMNLTGAAGGVVSGTVVSTFGMPVMATGVIVLVAVVLLGNAALRRRA
- a CDS encoding DinB family protein, with protein sequence MNTTDTYLNLIDRAIGTLDRLPELAPAQLNAHPSGHPNSVAWNLWHAGRVLDAMGAADLASQDQVWLDQDFRARFNVGELGDATGFGHTDEEAATIIVEDHQLLEDYIVASLKALRTYVESLDADAFDEVIGEFAGKPETRQDRLSLILIDAVQHIAQAQYVAGMTEVRA
- a CDS encoding ABC transporter ATP-binding protein; protein product: MLAGHHRTNFPGSVKTTLLRTIAGFVQPSEGQVRIDARDLTHVPPEKRGMGMVFQQHAVWPHMSMAGNVEYPLKRAGVEKRERVERVERALRLVGLDGFGARKPASLSGGQRQRVALARAIIADPSVLLLDEALSALDEPLRDSLRRELVSLTRREGLTTVHVTHDRSEALSIADRVVVLIDARVQQVADPATLVRYPASPEVAAFIADAALLDAVRQGDRISCPSLGLSWPAAEVEVVGTPSEYLRLAVLPTAVEVLPAGTPDAAAATVASVLYDAGNFSVTVETESGDRFRATVTGARPEIGEAVGLRIHRPLAYPV
- a CDS encoding ABC transporter permease; the protein is MRLFTSLSLVRVGVWLIVLGLFVTPLALVVGLALGGNQIPVLLDQGLGTAVWNSLYTTLLSAVGAVVVGTAIALVLDRTDARGTGILRLFLLSPLLIPPFIGAIAWLQLFGPNQGLNRFFGTELWDIYGADGVTLLLILHSYPIVYVVVGSALRSMPSDLEQAARISGAGTGTVLRTVTLPLLRPALLSAFTLTAVANLADFGIPALLGSPARFETLATMIYRFMESGTVANPLQTVSTIGVVLLFLGIGAVIADHLVALRSGSQLQETGEALRFRLGAARWPVTLVTWVVGLAVTLGPIAGLAYRALLPAPGIPLTWEMVTLQNFERSLANPRVVEGFTNSVTLALSAAVICGVLGWLIGLLVTRTRLAGNTALTLTVLLPTALPGLIIGVGWLILGRYTGIYNTMWVILGAYVCAFTAMVVQAVRAPLQGTPLAVEEAARISGAGRVRSLFDTTGAMAIPAAFSGAVLVAVTAVRELTVSILLIAPGTTTLGVQVFNLQQAGNYNQASALSLMFALVGVVALALTVRSRSPPRKSGAEILSFIDLSGVTVTFPDGTVGLDGVDLDVREQEFLALIGPSGSGNGEPLILFVALERKCLPKS